The Oncorhynchus gorbuscha isolate QuinsamMale2020 ecotype Even-year linkage group LG06, OgorEven_v1.0, whole genome shotgun sequence sequence GTTTTGTTATCGAGTAATGATACTAATATAATGTTAATTGTTGGCTGGCTAACGAAGTTAGGTGGGTAACGTTAGTTGACTCTATTTTCTGAACGCGGATGTCATGCTTTTTTTTTCTCTAGCACTTGTTAGATTGCGGGAGGTTTCTTAACTAACTCTAGCAACTGTAGTTACCTCCAACAAACACCAACTAAGTTGGCTATTTTGACGTATCGTTCATTTTAAGTTGCATGAATGGCTTTCGTAACCTAGACTGTTTTTTTTTCAGGGAACAATGGATGATTACGTGAAAATAGAGAAAATTGGAGAAGGTATGTTATTTCCTCAACTTTGATTTGTTCCCCCCCAAACTTGCTATCTATCTTGACTAATATGTATATAATTTTGAACCTGCTATATCTAGCTTGCTAGATTTGTGTGGATGTCATTAGATTttgttctttgtattttcttccaACCTGTTAATCAAATCTAATTTAACTTGTCACATACTTCgtaaactaacagtgaaatgcttatttattggcccctcccaacaatgcagagataacAAAAATAATAGAACGATAATAACgggtaacgataacttggctatatacacggggtaccaataccaagtcgatgtgcagggatacaaggtacttgaggtagatatgtacacatAGGTAGGGGTTAGTGATTAGGCAACAGGATATCTAaaagcagcatatgtgatgagtcaagaGTCAgtacaaaggggggggggggggtcaatgcagatagtctagATATTTATGttcactatttagcagtcttattgcttgggggtagacacttgtggtgcagcggtctaaggtactgcatcttagtgcaagcGATGTCACTACactccctggtttgaatccaggctgtatcgcatccggccgtgattgggagtcccatagggcggcgcacaattggcccagcatcgtccggggtaggctgtcattgtaaataagaatttgttcttaactgacttgcagagttaaataaagtttttttttttttaagttaaaCTTCAGGGTCCTGTTGATTCCAGACTTGGTGAAGAGTTACCATTTGCCGCTATACATTATTCATCAGGGTGGCTTCACAACATAGTAATACATAGCATGATTGTTGCTGTGATTTCCAGGTACCTATGGGGTTGTGTACAAAGGCAGACACAAGTCGACAGGCCAGGTAGTGGCCATGAAGAAGATCCGActggagagtgaggaggagggagtgcCAAGCACAGCTGTCAGAGAGATCTCTCTGCTCAAAGAGCTAGCGCACCCTAATGTTGTACGGTATGtagtgtgtttgtctctgtgggGTTCCTAAAGAGTTTACAGTAGCCAGGCAGCAAGAAAGTTGATGTGATGTCGTAACAGTTCAAAGATCAGACACCGCATCATTCTAAATAGGCTCTGAGCAAGTCTTGCAATTGCCATATCATATTAGCTGTCTAGTGTCTACataaacaaataacatgtattttGTCTCCAAACAGCCTTCTAGATGTGCTGATGCAGGAGTCCAGACTGTACCTCATCTTTGAGTTCCTTTCCATGGACCTGAAGAAATACCTAGACTCTATCCCCTCGGGCCAGTACATGGACCCCATGCTTGTGAAGGTATCGACCCCACTGAGGGCGGGGCAGTCATGATGCACATAGCTTTGTTTGTATTTATTGTTTTCACTTTCTGCTCTTAGTATACCAACTTAGTGTTTTTAGTCCAAGTTGTATTGGACTGTAAACAGTGTTTATTGCCAGTAGGTGAATTTTAACCCTCTGCTACTATCTCCCCCATCCAGAGCTATCTGTACCAGATCTTGGAGGGCATCCTGTTCTGCCACTGTAGAAGGGTCCTCCACAGAGACCTGAAGCCCCAGAACCTGCTGATTGACAACAAGGGAGTGATCAAGCTGGCAGACTTTGGGTTGGCCAGAGCCTTCGGGGTGCCAGTCCGGGTATATACCCACGAGGTAAGCCAGAACACCACATAGTTCATTTCCAAAGAGCATTAGCAGACACGCATGTAAAGTAATGCTATcataaggtgtgtgtgtacacatacaGTTAATGGTGCCATTAAAATGTATCTTTGTGTCCAGGTTGTGACACTGTGGTACAGGGCTCCTGAGGTTCTGCTGGGTGCCGCACGGTACTCCACCCCTGTGGATGTCTGGAGTATCGGGACCATCTTTGCGGAGTTGGCCACAAAGAAACCACTTTTCCATGGAGACTCAGAGATTGACCAGCTCTTCAGGATCTTcaggtatacactgagtgtacaaaacatttagaACACCTTTCTAATGTTGAGTTACaccaggtgacatcaataagcgatcataactttcacctggattcacctggtcagtatgtcatggaaagaacaggtgttcctaatgttctgtacactcagCATATTTGCATGTGAATATACACATCTGTAATATAACAAATCCTGCTGCTACCAACATCTAGGTTGGTTAATCAATAAATTTGAATGTTAGTGTTTTTGTTGTAGACAATGTAGCTATTTGATGCTAGATTAGGACATTTGATTGAGCTGTGGTGGGCAATGAGCCATCCAGAATTGACAGGCAGACAAATTGAGTGATTAACAGTCAACGCTGAGATAATTGCTCCATGTTGGGCATACTGTATGACATTTTATGATCTCCTTGAATTAAGTATTTATCAAGCATGGTTTCTTTTCCAGGGCCCTTGGTACTCCCAACAATGACATCTGGCCAGAGGTA is a genomic window containing:
- the LOC124038297 gene encoding cyclin-dependent kinase 1-like isoform X1, with translation MKYHKGTMDDYVKIEKIGEGTYGVVYKGRHKSTGQVVAMKKIRLESEEEGVPSTAVREISLLKELAHPNVVRLLDVLMQESRLYLIFEFLSMDLKKYLDSIPSGQYMDPMLVKSYLYQILEGILFCHCRRVLHRDLKPQNLLIDNKGVIKLADFGLARAFGVPVRVYTHEVVTLWYRAPEVLLGAARYSTPVDVWSIGTIFAELATKKPLFHGDSEIDQLFRIFRALGTPNNDIWPEVESLPDYKNTFPKWKSGNLSSMVKNLDKNGIDLLAKTLIYDPPKRISARQAMSHPYFDDLDKTTLPASTVTM
- the LOC124038297 gene encoding cyclin-dependent kinase 1-like isoform X2, which translates into the protein MAQPGTMDDYVKIEKIGEGTYGVVYKGRHKSTGQVVAMKKIRLESEEEGVPSTAVREISLLKELAHPNVVRLLDVLMQESRLYLIFEFLSMDLKKYLDSIPSGQYMDPMLVKSYLYQILEGILFCHCRRVLHRDLKPQNLLIDNKGVIKLADFGLARAFGVPVRVYTHEVVTLWYRAPEVLLGAARYSTPVDVWSIGTIFAELATKKPLFHGDSEIDQLFRIFRALGTPNNDIWPEVESLPDYKNTFPKWKSGNLSSMVKNLDKNGIDLLAKTLIYDPPKRISARQAMSHPYFDDLDKTTLPASTVTM